The window GTTGAACGCAAGCGCCTGTTCGGCGAGCAAACCGTCCCGAATGACCCGCAGGCCGGCATTTATAGTGCCGACGCCAGTGCCGCCACTTACAGCCGCCTGCATGAGATTGCCGCGGTCATCCTGCGCGCTGGTTTCCCGGTGGTCATCGATGCGACGTACCTCAAGCGCGACCAGCGCGACGGCGCAGCGAAAATCGCCGAGGCTACCGGTGCACCGTTCCTGATCCTCGATTGCAATGCGCCACAGGCGGTCATCGAGAGCTGGCTGGCCTTGCGTCAGGCAGACAAGAAGGATCCGTCCGACGCCAACCTCGCCGTTATTACCGCCCAGCAAGCGAGCCGTGAGCCCCTGACACCAGCAGAGATTCTGTGCAGCAAACGCGTCCAGACCAATGAAAGCGGGACGCTCGATACCGTCGTTGCGCAGATCCGCCAGCGCATGCCAGGCCTGTAAAAAACTATTTCAGCCGTGGAGCCTTTGCCGGCTTCACGGCTGTCAAATAGTGGCACTATACTGGCGTCATAAAACCATCAGGTGATGCGACATGAGCCAGCCGAAACTTCTCGACACCCCGCTTTATGCCTTGCTGCACAAAGACGACATCACAGGCTTCAATGCCGAACGCGCCAGTCATGCCTCGGTCGACATGGTCGGCGGCGATTTCCGTGGCCTGGACCTGCGTGAGCTGAACGCCGATGGCGTCGACTTCACCGATGCCTATTTCCGCTCCGCCGATTTGCGCGGCATCGACTTCCGCAACTCATGCCTGGAAGGCGCGAGCCTGGCTCACGCACAGATCTCCGGCGCCTACTTTCCGCCGGAACTGAGTGCTGACGAGATTTTGATGTCGATGAATTTCGGGACACGCCTGCGTTACCGCACCCGCTAACAACGACGTTCTACCGGACAAGTCCAGCGCCCCCGCTTTGCGCTGGACGCCGGTTTTTCTGTCCGGAAGTTGATTCCTCCGCACTTCCCTACCTCTCCCTCAGACGTTCACGCAGCTCTTTGAGCGCGCTTCTTAGAAGCTTTTGCGTCGAAGCCGACCAAACAATCACGCTTTTCCTACTGATGGCTACACTCCTGAGAGGCTCGCCCACGCACCGTTCGGCCGTCGCAAGGAGGCTTGATGAATGATGAACTGCAACACCTGAAGAATCTTGGCAAGACGTCGGCACAGTGGCTGCATGCCGTGGGCATCCACAGCGCGTCGGACTTGCGCCGCCTGGGAGCGGTGGATGCTTATCGGGCCGTGCGTACGCGCGGGTTCCGGGCGTCCAAGGTGTTGTTGTATGCGATCGAAGGCGCGCTGATGGACGTGCACTGGAACGACATTCCAGCCGATCGCAAAGAAGCCTTGAACAAACAACTGGAAGCCATCTCGTCCCGCCACAAGAACTGAACAGGCAGATTCACTTCAGGATTTAGTGCTCTGGGCACAATGATCATGGGCTCTTGAGCAAGAAAACAGAGGACTGCAAAGAAATCAAAAAAACAGCGGTTGACTTGG is drawn from Pseudomonas sp. 31-12 and contains these coding sequences:
- a CDS encoding pentapeptide repeat-containing protein; protein product: MSQPKLLDTPLYALLHKDDITGFNAERASHASVDMVGGDFRGLDLRELNADGVDFTDAYFRSADLRGIDFRNSCLEGASLAHAQISGAYFPPELSADEILMSMNFGTRLRYRTR
- a CDS encoding TfoX/Sxy family protein, which translates into the protein MNDELQHLKNLGKTSAQWLHAVGIHSASDLRRLGAVDAYRAVRTRGFRASKVLLYAIEGALMDVHWNDIPADRKEALNKQLEAISSRHKN